One Triplophysa rosa linkage group LG21, Trosa_1v2, whole genome shotgun sequence DNA segment encodes these proteins:
- the ccdc30 gene encoding coiled-coil domain-containing protein 30 isoform X1 — MEQREEKELEEISLRLRRDGLSPEAPLEERERHLWHLLQSSESSLTSATEDLQTLRTQQASEMREVENYVEHIRRMLEERESLTAEYERENEQLRAELAQMKHQQDSQCKEVVEMLEQEGLAEISQSSASEQVAYLLVERVTLLERLEAAERKLDTQTLTGNLREVHLQEELDRIRHTMEEELRQTMQHAKENVNKESSVQSPWRKFFGVRKATLRAQNLVPTHNDELNRERTERQRLERDLEEASSRLAMAHKEIRHLTDELDVARMVQNLCAPDLQKTGEEVEQLKQEVDKLKHCDMVELQKAKERNERLDGEIRVLRDRVRSLDTERKTLIELVEQSKMHLNQGNNVNPDPSPATRDEILHKKCRRASEDKDSRLRELERRLQKQQREHEDLVERNEELEALLGEAQNAAKAERERHECEMEGLQRKIKSIEHDMNKRNTKKPEKNSEDQVKGSGSELKESVQERLQFLEGRLAEEKGWRKQLEVDLSVAQSTLKKEKEVMQRDHEELKRLRVEVQRLEAECRQGKTLNKNLTQIKGEKGILEDKVAQLERAQTRLQDNLTLQTENSRTEEDLRESRAQVAELKSMVEKLRTELTRLEKEHNRLRDELMEKRGHVMQLQKELSEKAQDRLQTDGERERLLLELQHVKQQLQQIARPSQEHTTNLIPIAENEGLCQLACVKSEMSKLNSTLEEERQLAGQHLLALQAQISEAQARAKAQDSLLQQKGEENKQLKQDLQRIQHLFTSAERELRYEREKNLDLKRHNALLEQEKLKLCAELKQAQAKASQLEGSTLEQLAELEKLQQRARDLELEMARSSQSRQTNSSLMEELNAERARVIAADKKVVDLQQQLKNTLHQLRLEEARAGETSQLERDTRDMSDNLSALRARMQEEQLQRKLLEQKDEELQQQVRSLRVKEANLTRANSELSHRVHELETRLQVLESELDTSRDEHKLSQRSCHRLEEQLLSSQHESERLQEELKLVVQQLDINIRRHIEKQSQHKTKLRSAKQIFMKTVTQHEHRIQQLENDLALATSLSEKEKDWIRTVTEENDQLLLERRELLQRISEAEEMGNNGLRTATTIQQRVKFLEMENKQLQDKTLTLANHIGILDRALRKLQSVCTAEEVKKMFPSGADGLLRTSSPSPIHGLCDSWGILDAIRKVGEPGVKSLEISPVPISQSTEVGYLNVTSPVAPNPRSEQGERLSATSDET, encoded by the exons ATGGAGCAAAGAGAG GAAAAGGAGCTGGAGGAGATCAGCCTCCGCTTGCGCAGGGACGGTCTGTCCCCCGAGGCTCCGTTGGAGGAGCGTGAGCGCCACCTGTGGCATCTGCTCCAGTCCAGTGAGAGCAGTTTGACCTCAGCCACAGAGGACCTGCAAACTTTACGCACACAGCAGGCCAGCGAGATGCGAGAG GTGGAAAATTACGTGGAGCATATTCGAAGAATGCTGGAGGAGCGTGAATCTCTTACGGCGGAGTACGAGCGTGAGAACGAACAGCTTCGTGCTGAGCTCGCTCAGATGAAACACCAGCAGG ACTCGCAGTGTAAGGAGGTGGTGGAGATGCTGGAGCAGGAGGGTCTGGCAGAGATCAGCCAGAGCAGCGCCAGTGAGCAGGTGGCTTATCTGCTGGTAGAGAGAGTTACGCTGCTGGAGAGACTGGAGGCTGCTGAGAGAAAGCTGGACACTCAGACACTCACCGGCAACCTCAGAGAGGTGCATCTGCAG GAGGAGCTGGATCGTATCCGTCACACAATGGAAGAGGAACTAAGGCAAACCATGCAGCATGCGAAGGAAAATGTAAACAAG GAATCATCAGTTCAAAGTCCTTGGAGGAAGTTCTTTGGTGTGCGCAAGGCTACACTTAGAGCACAGAACCTTGTTCCT ACCCACAATGATGAGCTCAATAGAGAGCGCACAGAGCGTCAGAGGTTGGAGAGGGATCTGGAAGAGGCATCAAGTCGTCTTGCTATGGCACATAAAGAGATTCGCCACCTGACGGATGAGCTGGATGTGGCTCGTATGGTCCAGAATTTGTGTG CACCAGACCTGCAGAAGACTGGAGAGGAAGTGGAGCAGTTAAAACAGGAAGTGGACAAGCTTAAACATTGTG ATATGGTGGAGCTGCAGAAAGCCAAGGAACGCAATGAAAGACTGGATGGGGAGATTCGAGTGTTGCGGGATAGAGTTCGCTCCTTGGACACAGAGAGGAAGACTCTTATTGAACTG GTTGAACAATCCAAGATGCACTTGAATCAAGGGAATAATGTCAATCCAGATCCCTCTCCAGCTACTCGGGATGAGATACTTCATAAAAA GTGTCGGAGGGCGTCTGAAGATAAGGACAGCCGTCTGCGGGAGCTGGAGAGGAGGTTGCAGAAACAGCAGCGAGAGCACGAGGACCTGGTGGAGAGAAACGAGGAGTTGGAGGCTCTGCTGGGGGAGGCGCAGAATGCGGCAAAGGCCGAGCGAGAGCGACATGAGTGTGAGATGGAGGGCTTACAGAGAAAG ATTAAAAGTATAGAACACGACATGAATAAGAGGAACACTAAGAAACCTGAGAAGAACAGTGAAGATCAGGTTAAAGGATCTGGCTCAGAg CTTAAAGAGAGCGTTCAAGAAAGACTTCAGTTTCTTGAAGGTCGGCTTGCTGAGGAGAAAGGTTGGAGGAAACAGCTTGAGGTGGACCTGTCCGTAGCTCAGTCTACTCTTAAAAAGGAGAAAGAG GTCATGCAGAGAGACCATGAGGAGCTGAAGAGGTTGCGTGTGGAGGTTCAGAGACTGGAGGCAGAATGTCGACAGGGCAAGACACTTAACAAAAACCTCACGCAGATTAAAGGAGAAAAGGGAATCTTGGAAGACAAG GTGGCCCAGTTGGAGCGCGCTCAGACGCGACTTCAAGACAACCTGACACTTCAGACAGAGAACAGTCGGACCGAAGAGGACCTGAGAGAGAGCAGGGCGCAGGTGGCAGAGCTGAAGTCAATGGTGGAAAAGCTGAGAACAGAATTGACCCGATTGGAGAAGGAACACAACAGACTAAG ggacGAGCTGATGGAGAAGCGTGGTCATGTGATGCAGCTACAGAAGGAGCTCAGTGAGAAAGCCCAGGACAGGCTTCAGACCgatggagagagggagagactcCTTCTGGAGCTCCAGCATGTTAAACAGCAGCTCCAGCAGATAGCCAGACCTTCACAAGAGCACACGACCAACCTTATACCCATCGCAGAGAATGAGGGGCTGTGTCAG CTGGCCTGTGTGAAGTCAGAGATGAGTAAACTCAACTCCACGCTGGAGGAGGAGAGACAGCTGGCCGGCCAACACCTGCTGGCCCTGCAGGCCCAGATCAGTGAAGCTCAGGCCCGGGCTAAG GCTCAAGACTCGCTCCTGCAGCAGAAAGGAGAGGAGAACAAACAGCTAAAACAAGACTTGCAAAGAATCCAGCACCTGTTCACCTCTGCTGAACGAGAGCTACGCtacgagagagagaaaaatctAGATCTTAAGAGACACAATGCACTGCTGGAGCAAGAGAAGCTCAAG CTATGTGCAGAGCTGAAGCAGGCCCAGGCCAAAGCGTCCCAGCTGGAAGGAAGTACATTAGAGCAGCTGGCAGAGCTGGAGAAACTGCAGCAGAGGGCCAGAGATCTGGAGCTGGAGATGGCCAGAAGCTCTCAGAGCAGACAGACTAACAGCAGCTTAATGGAGGAGCTGAATGCAGAGCGGGCACGCGTGATCGCTGCCGACAAGAAG GTTGTAGATCTGCAGCAGCAGCTGAAGAACACCCTGCACCAGCTGCGTCTGGAGGAGGCCCGAGCAGGAGAGACCAGCCAACTGGAAAGAGACACCAGAGATATGTCTGATAACCTTTCTGCCCTCAGAGCCAGAATGCAAGAGGAACAGCTGCAGAG GAAATTGCTTGAGCAGAAAGATGAGGAACTCCAGCAGCAGGTGCGTTCGTTGCGGGTGAAGGAGGCGAATCTGACGCGTGCCAACTCTGAACTGTCTCATCGCGTACATGAGCTGGAGACTCGGCTGCAGGTGCTGGAGAGTGAACTCGACACGTCCAGAGATGAG CATAAACTCAGTCAGAGGAGCTGCCATAGGCTTGAAGAGCAACTTCTCTCCTCTCAGCACGAGTCTGAGAGACTGCAAGAGGAACTCAAACTGGTCGTCCAGCAACTTGACATTAACAtcag GAGACACATTGAGAAACAGTCCCAGCATAAAACCAAGTTACGCAGCGCTAAACAGATCTTCATGAAGACAGTAACGCAACATGAACACAGGATCCAGCAGCTGGAGAATGATCTGGCTCTAGCAACAAGCCTCTCAGAGAAG GAGAAGGACTGGATTAGGACCGTGACGGAAGAAAATGACCAGCTTCTCCTGGAGAGACGAGAACTTCTGCAGCGTATAAGTGAGGCAGAAGAGATGGGAAACAATGGACTGAGAACAGCCACTACCATCCAGCAGAG GGTTAAATTCCTGGAGATGGAGAATAAACAGCTGCAAGATAAAACACTAACACTGGCCAATCACATAGGAATTTTAGACCGTGCTTTGAGAAAGCTTCAGTCTGTGTGTACTGCTGAG GAGGTGAAGAAAATGTTTCCTTCTGGAGCCGATGGTCTGTTGCGGACGTCCTCTCCAAG TCCAATACATGGGCTCTGTGACTCGTGGGGAATATTAGATGCCATTCGCAAAGTGGGCGAGCCTGGAGTGAAGAGCCTGGAGATCTCACCTGTGCCCATCTCGCAATCCACTGAGGTGGGTTACCTAAACGTGACCTCGCCTGTGGCTCCCAACCCCAGATCAGAGCAGGGAGAGCGTCTCAGTGCCACCAGTGATGAGACCTAA
- the ccdc30 gene encoding coiled-coil domain-containing protein 30 isoform X2: MEQREEKELEEISLRLRRDGLSPEAPLEERERHLWHLLQSSESSLTSATEDLQTLRTQQASEMREVENYVEHIRRMLEERESLTAEYERENEQLRAELAQMKHQQDSQCKEVVEMLEQEGLAEISQSSASEQVAYLLVERVTLLERLEAAERKLDTQTLTGNLREVHLQEELDRIRHTMEEELRQTMQHAKENVNKTHNDELNRERTERQRLERDLEEASSRLAMAHKEIRHLTDELDVARMVQNLCAPDLQKTGEEVEQLKQEVDKLKHCDMVELQKAKERNERLDGEIRVLRDRVRSLDTERKTLIELVEQSKMHLNQGNNVNPDPSPATRDEILHKKCRRASEDKDSRLRELERRLQKQQREHEDLVERNEELEALLGEAQNAAKAERERHECEMEGLQRKIKSIEHDMNKRNTKKPEKNSEDQVKGSGSELKESVQERLQFLEGRLAEEKGWRKQLEVDLSVAQSTLKKEKEVMQRDHEELKRLRVEVQRLEAECRQGKTLNKNLTQIKGEKGILEDKVAQLERAQTRLQDNLTLQTENSRTEEDLRESRAQVAELKSMVEKLRTELTRLEKEHNRLRDELMEKRGHVMQLQKELSEKAQDRLQTDGERERLLLELQHVKQQLQQIARPSQEHTTNLIPIAENEGLCQLACVKSEMSKLNSTLEEERQLAGQHLLALQAQISEAQARAKAQDSLLQQKGEENKQLKQDLQRIQHLFTSAERELRYEREKNLDLKRHNALLEQEKLKLCAELKQAQAKASQLEGSTLEQLAELEKLQQRARDLELEMARSSQSRQTNSSLMEELNAERARVIAADKKVVDLQQQLKNTLHQLRLEEARAGETSQLERDTRDMSDNLSALRARMQEEQLQRKLLEQKDEELQQQVRSLRVKEANLTRANSELSHRVHELETRLQVLESELDTSRDEHKLSQRSCHRLEEQLLSSQHESERLQEELKLVVQQLDINIRRHIEKQSQHKTKLRSAKQIFMKTVTQHEHRIQQLENDLALATSLSEKEKDWIRTVTEENDQLLLERRELLQRISEAEEMGNNGLRTATTIQQRVKFLEMENKQLQDKTLTLANHIGILDRALRKLQSVCTAEEVKKMFPSGADGLLRTSSPSPIHGLCDSWGILDAIRKVGEPGVKSLEISPVPISQSTEVGYLNVTSPVAPNPRSEQGERLSATSDET; encoded by the exons ATGGAGCAAAGAGAG GAAAAGGAGCTGGAGGAGATCAGCCTCCGCTTGCGCAGGGACGGTCTGTCCCCCGAGGCTCCGTTGGAGGAGCGTGAGCGCCACCTGTGGCATCTGCTCCAGTCCAGTGAGAGCAGTTTGACCTCAGCCACAGAGGACCTGCAAACTTTACGCACACAGCAGGCCAGCGAGATGCGAGAG GTGGAAAATTACGTGGAGCATATTCGAAGAATGCTGGAGGAGCGTGAATCTCTTACGGCGGAGTACGAGCGTGAGAACGAACAGCTTCGTGCTGAGCTCGCTCAGATGAAACACCAGCAGG ACTCGCAGTGTAAGGAGGTGGTGGAGATGCTGGAGCAGGAGGGTCTGGCAGAGATCAGCCAGAGCAGCGCCAGTGAGCAGGTGGCTTATCTGCTGGTAGAGAGAGTTACGCTGCTGGAGAGACTGGAGGCTGCTGAGAGAAAGCTGGACACTCAGACACTCACCGGCAACCTCAGAGAGGTGCATCTGCAG GAGGAGCTGGATCGTATCCGTCACACAATGGAAGAGGAACTAAGGCAAACCATGCAGCATGCGAAGGAAAATGTAAACAAG ACCCACAATGATGAGCTCAATAGAGAGCGCACAGAGCGTCAGAGGTTGGAGAGGGATCTGGAAGAGGCATCAAGTCGTCTTGCTATGGCACATAAAGAGATTCGCCACCTGACGGATGAGCTGGATGTGGCTCGTATGGTCCAGAATTTGTGTG CACCAGACCTGCAGAAGACTGGAGAGGAAGTGGAGCAGTTAAAACAGGAAGTGGACAAGCTTAAACATTGTG ATATGGTGGAGCTGCAGAAAGCCAAGGAACGCAATGAAAGACTGGATGGGGAGATTCGAGTGTTGCGGGATAGAGTTCGCTCCTTGGACACAGAGAGGAAGACTCTTATTGAACTG GTTGAACAATCCAAGATGCACTTGAATCAAGGGAATAATGTCAATCCAGATCCCTCTCCAGCTACTCGGGATGAGATACTTCATAAAAA GTGTCGGAGGGCGTCTGAAGATAAGGACAGCCGTCTGCGGGAGCTGGAGAGGAGGTTGCAGAAACAGCAGCGAGAGCACGAGGACCTGGTGGAGAGAAACGAGGAGTTGGAGGCTCTGCTGGGGGAGGCGCAGAATGCGGCAAAGGCCGAGCGAGAGCGACATGAGTGTGAGATGGAGGGCTTACAGAGAAAG ATTAAAAGTATAGAACACGACATGAATAAGAGGAACACTAAGAAACCTGAGAAGAACAGTGAAGATCAGGTTAAAGGATCTGGCTCAGAg CTTAAAGAGAGCGTTCAAGAAAGACTTCAGTTTCTTGAAGGTCGGCTTGCTGAGGAGAAAGGTTGGAGGAAACAGCTTGAGGTGGACCTGTCCGTAGCTCAGTCTACTCTTAAAAAGGAGAAAGAG GTCATGCAGAGAGACCATGAGGAGCTGAAGAGGTTGCGTGTGGAGGTTCAGAGACTGGAGGCAGAATGTCGACAGGGCAAGACACTTAACAAAAACCTCACGCAGATTAAAGGAGAAAAGGGAATCTTGGAAGACAAG GTGGCCCAGTTGGAGCGCGCTCAGACGCGACTTCAAGACAACCTGACACTTCAGACAGAGAACAGTCGGACCGAAGAGGACCTGAGAGAGAGCAGGGCGCAGGTGGCAGAGCTGAAGTCAATGGTGGAAAAGCTGAGAACAGAATTGACCCGATTGGAGAAGGAACACAACAGACTAAG ggacGAGCTGATGGAGAAGCGTGGTCATGTGATGCAGCTACAGAAGGAGCTCAGTGAGAAAGCCCAGGACAGGCTTCAGACCgatggagagagggagagactcCTTCTGGAGCTCCAGCATGTTAAACAGCAGCTCCAGCAGATAGCCAGACCTTCACAAGAGCACACGACCAACCTTATACCCATCGCAGAGAATGAGGGGCTGTGTCAG CTGGCCTGTGTGAAGTCAGAGATGAGTAAACTCAACTCCACGCTGGAGGAGGAGAGACAGCTGGCCGGCCAACACCTGCTGGCCCTGCAGGCCCAGATCAGTGAAGCTCAGGCCCGGGCTAAG GCTCAAGACTCGCTCCTGCAGCAGAAAGGAGAGGAGAACAAACAGCTAAAACAAGACTTGCAAAGAATCCAGCACCTGTTCACCTCTGCTGAACGAGAGCTACGCtacgagagagagaaaaatctAGATCTTAAGAGACACAATGCACTGCTGGAGCAAGAGAAGCTCAAG CTATGTGCAGAGCTGAAGCAGGCCCAGGCCAAAGCGTCCCAGCTGGAAGGAAGTACATTAGAGCAGCTGGCAGAGCTGGAGAAACTGCAGCAGAGGGCCAGAGATCTGGAGCTGGAGATGGCCAGAAGCTCTCAGAGCAGACAGACTAACAGCAGCTTAATGGAGGAGCTGAATGCAGAGCGGGCACGCGTGATCGCTGCCGACAAGAAG GTTGTAGATCTGCAGCAGCAGCTGAAGAACACCCTGCACCAGCTGCGTCTGGAGGAGGCCCGAGCAGGAGAGACCAGCCAACTGGAAAGAGACACCAGAGATATGTCTGATAACCTTTCTGCCCTCAGAGCCAGAATGCAAGAGGAACAGCTGCAGAG GAAATTGCTTGAGCAGAAAGATGAGGAACTCCAGCAGCAGGTGCGTTCGTTGCGGGTGAAGGAGGCGAATCTGACGCGTGCCAACTCTGAACTGTCTCATCGCGTACATGAGCTGGAGACTCGGCTGCAGGTGCTGGAGAGTGAACTCGACACGTCCAGAGATGAG CATAAACTCAGTCAGAGGAGCTGCCATAGGCTTGAAGAGCAACTTCTCTCCTCTCAGCACGAGTCTGAGAGACTGCAAGAGGAACTCAAACTGGTCGTCCAGCAACTTGACATTAACAtcag GAGACACATTGAGAAACAGTCCCAGCATAAAACCAAGTTACGCAGCGCTAAACAGATCTTCATGAAGACAGTAACGCAACATGAACACAGGATCCAGCAGCTGGAGAATGATCTGGCTCTAGCAACAAGCCTCTCAGAGAAG GAGAAGGACTGGATTAGGACCGTGACGGAAGAAAATGACCAGCTTCTCCTGGAGAGACGAGAACTTCTGCAGCGTATAAGTGAGGCAGAAGAGATGGGAAACAATGGACTGAGAACAGCCACTACCATCCAGCAGAG GGTTAAATTCCTGGAGATGGAGAATAAACAGCTGCAAGATAAAACACTAACACTGGCCAATCACATAGGAATTTTAGACCGTGCTTTGAGAAAGCTTCAGTCTGTGTGTACTGCTGAG GAGGTGAAGAAAATGTTTCCTTCTGGAGCCGATGGTCTGTTGCGGACGTCCTCTCCAAG TCCAATACATGGGCTCTGTGACTCGTGGGGAATATTAGATGCCATTCGCAAAGTGGGCGAGCCTGGAGTGAAGAGCCTGGAGATCTCACCTGTGCCCATCTCGCAATCCACTGAGGTGGGTTACCTAAACGTGACCTCGCCTGTGGCTCCCAACCCCAGATCAGAGCAGGGAGAGCGTCTCAGTGCCACCAGTGATGAGACCTAA
- the ccdc30 gene encoding coiled-coil domain-containing protein 30 isoform X3 — protein sequence MEQREEKELEEISLRLRRDGLSPEAPLEERERHLWHLLQSSESSLTSATEDLQTLRTQQASEMREVENYVEHIRRMLEERESLTAEYERENEQLRAELAQMKHQQDSQCKEVVEMLEQEGLAEISQSSASEQVAYLLVERVTLLERLEAAERKLDTQTLTGNLREVHLQTHNDELNRERTERQRLERDLEEASSRLAMAHKEIRHLTDELDVARMVQNLCAPDLQKTGEEVEQLKQEVDKLKHCDMVELQKAKERNERLDGEIRVLRDRVRSLDTERKTLIELVEQSKMHLNQGNNVNPDPSPATRDEILHKKCRRASEDKDSRLRELERRLQKQQREHEDLVERNEELEALLGEAQNAAKAERERHECEMEGLQRKIKSIEHDMNKRNTKKPEKNSEDQVKGSGSELKESVQERLQFLEGRLAEEKGWRKQLEVDLSVAQSTLKKEKEVMQRDHEELKRLRVEVQRLEAECRQGKTLNKNLTQIKGEKGILEDKVAQLERAQTRLQDNLTLQTENSRTEEDLRESRAQVAELKSMVEKLRTELTRLEKEHNRLRDELMEKRGHVMQLQKELSEKAQDRLQTDGERERLLLELQHVKQQLQQIARPSQEHTTNLIPIAENEGLCQLACVKSEMSKLNSTLEEERQLAGQHLLALQAQISEAQARAKAQDSLLQQKGEENKQLKQDLQRIQHLFTSAERELRYEREKNLDLKRHNALLEQEKLKLCAELKQAQAKASQLEGSTLEQLAELEKLQQRARDLELEMARSSQSRQTNSSLMEELNAERARVIAADKKVVDLQQQLKNTLHQLRLEEARAGETSQLERDTRDMSDNLSALRARMQEEQLQRKLLEQKDEELQQQVRSLRVKEANLTRANSELSHRVHELETRLQVLESELDTSRDEHKLSQRSCHRLEEQLLSSQHESERLQEELKLVVQQLDINIRRHIEKQSQHKTKLRSAKQIFMKTVTQHEHRIQQLENDLALATSLSEKEKDWIRTVTEENDQLLLERRELLQRISEAEEMGNNGLRTATTIQQRVKFLEMENKQLQDKTLTLANHIGILDRALRKLQSVCTAEEVKKMFPSGADGLLRTSSPSPIHGLCDSWGILDAIRKVGEPGVKSLEISPVPISQSTEVGYLNVTSPVAPNPRSEQGERLSATSDET from the exons ATGGAGCAAAGAGAG GAAAAGGAGCTGGAGGAGATCAGCCTCCGCTTGCGCAGGGACGGTCTGTCCCCCGAGGCTCCGTTGGAGGAGCGTGAGCGCCACCTGTGGCATCTGCTCCAGTCCAGTGAGAGCAGTTTGACCTCAGCCACAGAGGACCTGCAAACTTTACGCACACAGCAGGCCAGCGAGATGCGAGAG GTGGAAAATTACGTGGAGCATATTCGAAGAATGCTGGAGGAGCGTGAATCTCTTACGGCGGAGTACGAGCGTGAGAACGAACAGCTTCGTGCTGAGCTCGCTCAGATGAAACACCAGCAGG ACTCGCAGTGTAAGGAGGTGGTGGAGATGCTGGAGCAGGAGGGTCTGGCAGAGATCAGCCAGAGCAGCGCCAGTGAGCAGGTGGCTTATCTGCTGGTAGAGAGAGTTACGCTGCTGGAGAGACTGGAGGCTGCTGAGAGAAAGCTGGACACTCAGACACTCACCGGCAACCTCAGAGAGGTGCATCTGCAG ACCCACAATGATGAGCTCAATAGAGAGCGCACAGAGCGTCAGAGGTTGGAGAGGGATCTGGAAGAGGCATCAAGTCGTCTTGCTATGGCACATAAAGAGATTCGCCACCTGACGGATGAGCTGGATGTGGCTCGTATGGTCCAGAATTTGTGTG CACCAGACCTGCAGAAGACTGGAGAGGAAGTGGAGCAGTTAAAACAGGAAGTGGACAAGCTTAAACATTGTG ATATGGTGGAGCTGCAGAAAGCCAAGGAACGCAATGAAAGACTGGATGGGGAGATTCGAGTGTTGCGGGATAGAGTTCGCTCCTTGGACACAGAGAGGAAGACTCTTATTGAACTG GTTGAACAATCCAAGATGCACTTGAATCAAGGGAATAATGTCAATCCAGATCCCTCTCCAGCTACTCGGGATGAGATACTTCATAAAAA GTGTCGGAGGGCGTCTGAAGATAAGGACAGCCGTCTGCGGGAGCTGGAGAGGAGGTTGCAGAAACAGCAGCGAGAGCACGAGGACCTGGTGGAGAGAAACGAGGAGTTGGAGGCTCTGCTGGGGGAGGCGCAGAATGCGGCAAAGGCCGAGCGAGAGCGACATGAGTGTGAGATGGAGGGCTTACAGAGAAAG ATTAAAAGTATAGAACACGACATGAATAAGAGGAACACTAAGAAACCTGAGAAGAACAGTGAAGATCAGGTTAAAGGATCTGGCTCAGAg CTTAAAGAGAGCGTTCAAGAAAGACTTCAGTTTCTTGAAGGTCGGCTTGCTGAGGAGAAAGGTTGGAGGAAACAGCTTGAGGTGGACCTGTCCGTAGCTCAGTCTACTCTTAAAAAGGAGAAAGAG GTCATGCAGAGAGACCATGAGGAGCTGAAGAGGTTGCGTGTGGAGGTTCAGAGACTGGAGGCAGAATGTCGACAGGGCAAGACACTTAACAAAAACCTCACGCAGATTAAAGGAGAAAAGGGAATCTTGGAAGACAAG GTGGCCCAGTTGGAGCGCGCTCAGACGCGACTTCAAGACAACCTGACACTTCAGACAGAGAACAGTCGGACCGAAGAGGACCTGAGAGAGAGCAGGGCGCAGGTGGCAGAGCTGAAGTCAATGGTGGAAAAGCTGAGAACAGAATTGACCCGATTGGAGAAGGAACACAACAGACTAAG ggacGAGCTGATGGAGAAGCGTGGTCATGTGATGCAGCTACAGAAGGAGCTCAGTGAGAAAGCCCAGGACAGGCTTCAGACCgatggagagagggagagactcCTTCTGGAGCTCCAGCATGTTAAACAGCAGCTCCAGCAGATAGCCAGACCTTCACAAGAGCACACGACCAACCTTATACCCATCGCAGAGAATGAGGGGCTGTGTCAG CTGGCCTGTGTGAAGTCAGAGATGAGTAAACTCAACTCCACGCTGGAGGAGGAGAGACAGCTGGCCGGCCAACACCTGCTGGCCCTGCAGGCCCAGATCAGTGAAGCTCAGGCCCGGGCTAAG GCTCAAGACTCGCTCCTGCAGCAGAAAGGAGAGGAGAACAAACAGCTAAAACAAGACTTGCAAAGAATCCAGCACCTGTTCACCTCTGCTGAACGAGAGCTACGCtacgagagagagaaaaatctAGATCTTAAGAGACACAATGCACTGCTGGAGCAAGAGAAGCTCAAG CTATGTGCAGAGCTGAAGCAGGCCCAGGCCAAAGCGTCCCAGCTGGAAGGAAGTACATTAGAGCAGCTGGCAGAGCTGGAGAAACTGCAGCAGAGGGCCAGAGATCTGGAGCTGGAGATGGCCAGAAGCTCTCAGAGCAGACAGACTAACAGCAGCTTAATGGAGGAGCTGAATGCAGAGCGGGCACGCGTGATCGCTGCCGACAAGAAG GTTGTAGATCTGCAGCAGCAGCTGAAGAACACCCTGCACCAGCTGCGTCTGGAGGAGGCCCGAGCAGGAGAGACCAGCCAACTGGAAAGAGACACCAGAGATATGTCTGATAACCTTTCTGCCCTCAGAGCCAGAATGCAAGAGGAACAGCTGCAGAG GAAATTGCTTGAGCAGAAAGATGAGGAACTCCAGCAGCAGGTGCGTTCGTTGCGGGTGAAGGAGGCGAATCTGACGCGTGCCAACTCTGAACTGTCTCATCGCGTACATGAGCTGGAGACTCGGCTGCAGGTGCTGGAGAGTGAACTCGACACGTCCAGAGATGAG CATAAACTCAGTCAGAGGAGCTGCCATAGGCTTGAAGAGCAACTTCTCTCCTCTCAGCACGAGTCTGAGAGACTGCAAGAGGAACTCAAACTGGTCGTCCAGCAACTTGACATTAACAtcag GAGACACATTGAGAAACAGTCCCAGCATAAAACCAAGTTACGCAGCGCTAAACAGATCTTCATGAAGACAGTAACGCAACATGAACACAGGATCCAGCAGCTGGAGAATGATCTGGCTCTAGCAACAAGCCTCTCAGAGAAG GAGAAGGACTGGATTAGGACCGTGACGGAAGAAAATGACCAGCTTCTCCTGGAGAGACGAGAACTTCTGCAGCGTATAAGTGAGGCAGAAGAGATGGGAAACAATGGACTGAGAACAGCCACTACCATCCAGCAGAG GGTTAAATTCCTGGAGATGGAGAATAAACAGCTGCAAGATAAAACACTAACACTGGCCAATCACATAGGAATTTTAGACCGTGCTTTGAGAAAGCTTCAGTCTGTGTGTACTGCTGAG GAGGTGAAGAAAATGTTTCCTTCTGGAGCCGATGGTCTGTTGCGGACGTCCTCTCCAAG TCCAATACATGGGCTCTGTGACTCGTGGGGAATATTAGATGCCATTCGCAAAGTGGGCGAGCCTGGAGTGAAGAGCCTGGAGATCTCACCTGTGCCCATCTCGCAATCCACTGAGGTGGGTTACCTAAACGTGACCTCGCCTGTGGCTCCCAACCCCAGATCAGAGCAGGGAGAGCGTCTCAGTGCCACCAGTGATGAGACCTAA